DNA from Triticum aestivum cultivar Chinese Spring chromosome 7D, IWGSC CS RefSeq v2.1, whole genome shotgun sequence:
TAAGGAAATTTCGCATCATCGGGTTCATTTGGTAGTAGGGCATGTCCGATAAACCCTCTAGACGCAGCATAAATCCCCTGTTGCAAAGCTCTTCGAAATAACCTTTTCCTGTATCCTTTCTAAAAATAAATCCTTCAGCGACCCATCGCATGACCAAACCATTCATGTGAAAATGGTGATTCTCAGGGTATATACTGCAGTACAACAAGCAGGTCTTCAACATATGGTGAGGAAGATCATCGTAGCCAAGCTGCAAACTCTCTACCAACGGTTCAAACCCTGGAGTGTTCTGAATTCCGCTTTGCTTAAGCTGCTTCTCAAGCATATCTTGCGCATCAGGTTCCCTTAAATGTACCCCTAGTTTTTCTTGTTGCTCTCGGACCATTGCCATTGCTGAAAACATGCAAAGTAGTGCTAATGGCACACCACCACACATGCGCACAATAGGATCAATACGAGTCAGGCTTCATCCCCACAAAAACTCAGGCTTCATCCCCACAAAAAGTCTGTCAAGCCATCTTTCATTTTCCTAACTCCATCTTTCATCCCCACTAAAGTTGCAGTGGCGTACAGTCGCAAATAAATGAGTGGCCACCGGTAGGTACGCGTATCAGTGGCTCTTGGACAGTAAATAATGTGGACACTTGACAACCAAATAATGTCACACTCAAGAAGTAATATCCAATATATTTATTTTCCCACTAGACGACAACAAGGATGCTACAAATATAGCATATGGTGTCACATTTAGGAAGCTAAAGCACATCCAGTTGTATCATCTCCACAAGTCAGACTGTTCGCGTCAGCGTTGGAGACGGTCGGCCTCATGGACTGCTGGGGCTGAGACGGCTACCAGCCGTGTCACGTGAAGTTCCCAAGCCAGTGATTGCGTGGTGGGACAGACTCGAGTGGGACGGCTCCGAGTCCAACCATGAGCCATCACTCTTCGAGACACGCCACTCGACTTACTGAAAGAAGACCATCCGTAGGTCTCTGTTCTAAGGTACGGTTTGTTCAGACATGGACTGTGTTCTATGCAAACATATACAAATTGAGCAAGTGTCGTTGATGTACTACGTGACCCTTATCCAGAGCTCAGAGTAAGTGTTGGGTCTGTGTATATCATCCAGAGCTTGAGTGGGGTCGTCGCGGCTTAGTCTGTAAGTGTTGGGTCTGTCGCTAGTTAAGTTTCCTGATGTAGTCGATTCGGCTTCGTAGATCGAGTATCTAATATCACGCAGTCTAGTGTGTATTCTCCTTGCTAACAAACAGAGAGTTATCAGCCGCCATTAACGTGAGAAGGCAGCATCTCAATCGGTGCTGTGGTCGGAAGGAGGAAGATTCTCGGGCTCTAGGTCGACCTGACACCTGAAACCTCAAGTTTCAGACTCAAGAAAGCAGAGCAAAAGCAGAGGAAGCCACATGCAAGTATTTAGGATTCAAAAAGCAGAGGAAGCACAATTGCAGTCTGtatctatatatgcatcagttgATTCAGTTCTGATTGTCCATGTTTGCCTGCTGACTTCTGCCTCCACAAATCTCGCTGATAACTATAGTCAGAGTCGAGGTCGGAACGAAGATGAAGTCGCTGGAGCTCAACAGAGTTTGCAATCCAGGCCCAGATAGACATAATGAAGGGATCGCCCGCAGGTAAGCCGTCCAGGATGCCGGACGGACAGTTCACGGTCGACATTCCTGTTGTGGACTGTTCATGGTCGAAACAAACACACTCGGTTTGGCTTATCATACTTTCAGCCTGGGCCTCCTCTGGAAGTCTGAATTTTCTGCTCAAGGATTCCTTCTATCCGATGATTGTTTAGATTTGGttaaccaatctgagcctttgcttGGCAGGCTGCGCGTCCTTTTTGGAAACATGTTTAGTATTTGGATTGTGTGAAACACTCTTCATCTATTGATATAAGTATATATCAAGGTGTGCTGATCTGCATGCTAGAGGTAGTAGAATATTGTTAAGTACAGTCTTGTGTTCTGCTTATTCTTAGTTTATCTGCATCCCATTGAAAAGAAAAAACTTGGTATGATGCTCGACAAATGGCACGTGCTGAAAATGTTGTTGGAGAGGCTGACCCTTGTTCTCGGGATAAAGGAGGGGATGATCCCAGTTGTCAAAGATGCAGCTGCATTGGCTATGCCAGATCTGGAATTATGGCACGCCAATATGCTTTAAGGGATGGTCTTCCAGAAGAGGTACATTTGTTGCCAACTCTTAAGAGGGAAAGTAAAGCTGGCCCTCAACTTTGGCTGAGCAAATTTTCATGTCAAAGATTGCGGAAGCACTGTTTGAGATAACACTTCCAAGGTTCTCTGGCGATGTTTTCCCAAAAATAGATGCTGGTATAGTCCTTGCGGTTGCTGATAGGTACTTCCTACACATATATTGCCATCGTTAAACAGATGCTAAactgaaaataaaacaaaatgttGCTATATTCGCCTAAAAATGGTTTTAAATAGCGGGTATAGCGTTTACCCGCGCTAAGCAACTTTGGTCCAAACACATGAACAAACATtcaaatagcgcgctatagcattGCTATAGCGTTTAGAAGAGGTCTGCCGCTAAGAGGCATAGCCCACTATTTAGAACTATGATATTCCGAGAACCTTGCTTCTGctaatgattttttttattttcacagATTGGACAGCCTAGTGGGTCTGTTCGGAGCTGGATGTCAGCCAAGTTCTTCAAATGATCCATTTGGACTGAGAAGGATCTCTTATGGATTGGTAAGGGGATCTGAAACTGCAAATATCATTAAATATATAATATTTTTATACAGGTCCAAGTATTAGTTGATAATATATTTTATACAGGTTCAAATATTGGTTGAGAATAAGAGGAACTTTGACCTCACAAAGGCCTTGACCTTGGTGGCACAGGTGCAGCCTATAAGAATAGACAATGACGTTATAAATGAGGTCAGTATATATTTCAGATCGTCACTGTGTTACTATGTTCATATGAGTACATGGTTTTTGACAACTCTGATCAAATTTATTCTTAGGTAGTGCAATTTGTAACACGGAGACTCGAACAACTTTTGGTATGTATCTCCTTGACCTGTAATGACAATAGAGTTATTACTTATTACGCATAAGGCTGTTCTTCTCCAAGATTCTTGTATTCTACCCTCTTGGGATGCACTGAGAAAAGAAATATAAGATACcccctccgttccataattcttgTTGTGATTTTAGTTCAGATGGAGTACATAGACTATATGTGAGTAGATTTCATGTCCTTTTGAAATGACTCATTGGTTCCTCATTTTTCATCAGGTGGATGAGGGAATTAACTATGAAATAGTTCGGTCGGTGCTTATGGAGCGTGCGAACTGCCCATATCTGGCATCACAAACGGCAGCTGAAGTAAGAAATTATAGTGTTCAAGTTTTATGTGCTTAGCACCTCTGCTGAAATTTATGGAAGCATCCTGGGTTTGTGGTGATGGTCTTGCTATGTGGAAACTTGCAGATGGAAGCATTTTCAAGAACTGAAGATTTCCCAAAAATTGTTGAGGCGTATTCCAGGCCAGTTCGAACTATACGTGGGAAGCAAATCGAGTCTGCTTGGGAGGTACTGGCTGTTTTTACGTAGACACGTGCCGTCACAATTGAGTAACAATCTCAGAGCGCAGCTTGAATTAGGAACTAACCTTGCCGTTGTACCATCTATGGACGACCTGCCTCACCAAGTCACCATGAATGCAATATGCAGGTTGACGCAAGCGTATTTGAGAAGGACGAAGAAAAAGCCTTGTGGAGCGCCTATTTGGAGGCTGTCGACAAGATCCATCCTGGTAACAGAAGACTATTCATTTCTCAAAGCAACATGTATCAGGTCCACAGTTCATACAGCTCACCTCTGCGCTATTCTGTTCACCGCTCTTGCAGGTGTTGACGTCAAAACCTTCGTCGAGGCCTCCCTGCTTCTGATACAGCCTCTGGAAGATTTCTTCAACAATGTTTTTGTCATGGCGGTAAGAGTAGAAACTCTTTGCTTTCCAGACCTATTGCGATTAATTTCATTTTACCGTTTGACAGTGTGTAGATGCACATGTGACTTTGCTGATTAACCTTTGTTTGTATCTCGTGATGGCGCCCGTTGGACAGGAAGATGAGAAGATCCGCAACAACCGGCTGGCACTGCTGCAAAAGGTTGCGAGTTTGACGAAGGGGATAGCCGACCTCTCGGTTTTACCAGGGTTTTAGTTAGCCTTGGAGCGAGCTGAGAGCGTGCGCCCCATTTTTGAGCTGGTGTCATTAAGCTGGAGCCACTTTTTGTACTTTTGTTACTGGTCATTCATCTGGTGGAAAATTACTGGGAGAAGAATGAGAATGTAACTACAAGGGATCGTCTTTGATTGGAGGATATCAGTTATGAGGTGTAACTACAAGACGAACCAATAGACAAAATGAGGAGTTGTTTATGCTAGTTGATTAAATGCATTTTCTTCTTCTGTGTTGTGTTGCTGATATTATTTAGGGTCGTCTTTGATTGGAGGTTGGTGACCCAGAGAAAATTTATTTGGCATTCATTTAGATCTTACCAATTTCAAGCAGATCAGGCGGGCGCTCCTTGATGTTGAGATTTATTGGTCGATGTATAACTTTGTTTGAAGAAGATTGAAACATTTGCAGCTAGCCTTCCTTCCTTTTGTCTATTGGTTCCTGATCCCTTTGGTTAATCTTGTAGGAAAAAATATCAGTTAGCTTTTGCCGGGTTGTTGTTGTACTATAATCCGGGTCACTAGCGTATGTAGTTGTTTTAGTAAAGGCCTTCACATTACAATGGAAGAAGAGAGATCCTGAGGGCacctatgtatgtatgtatgtttgtACTCCTATGTATTAAACCAAAATGTTGCTGAATTCTTCCGGCAACAATGTCTGTGATGTGACTTGCTTTTACCCGTGTATGATATGGTTGCTAATGTCAGACGGAACATGAGTGTTGCAAGTGCAGTAAAAGAAGGAAAAACATGTTCAGCCTTTCCTTATTTTCGGTTGAAGGTTGTTCAAACGACTCTCAAGAAATAAACAATTTCATCTAAAAGAATAAACAATTTGAAAGAAAAATCATGATTTCACACTCCTAGAGCAAATTAATCTATACCAAACTACGAGTAAATACATTTCAGAACAGCTGGCTGAATATCGTCGGGTCCAAATTGCTTTTTATTCAGAGTTTGAAAAATCTTGAACAAAAAGAGAGGGCAAGCTAGAGACTGAATTCGATGTTTGAAAAGTAACTGAGAGTTCTGTTTTACTGTACGGATAAAGTTGGTTGATGCAGATGAAGATCATCAGAACACCGTACAAAGTGTCAAAACATTATTGGAACACAAATTGCAATTGGAAATAACAGCTAGTGACTACAACTCGGAAGTTTCTGCAAGCACTTTCTCTGGAACTCATTCATGTCTTCTCTTTTTGTATCATCAGCGGAGCTCTCCTAGGAAATTAAGACTGAGGATCAGAAACTGCATGGAGATAGGAACAGAAACTCCGTGTCATTGTAATCATGGAGCAAACTGGATAAAGTAAAAATTATACAAACCGAGTACAAGGTAAGTAACTTACTCATATTGAATCGACCGACTCAGCAACCCATCACCGCGCACACAATCCAATTGTCCCCGTATGGCCGTGTGGCAAACAAATTCCACACAGGTGGTTGCCCATCCGGGGTCCATGAATGAAGCTCACCCACCTTTTCATCACTAAAATTGTTTGGAGGCCCAATAACAATCAGCCGGTCACCACAAGCTCGGAAACCCATGTCCCAGCCATCTTTCTTCTTAGACCGTACAGGCAATTTTCCAAGAGTGATCCACTTGTTGTCCAGCTTATCATACTGCTTCAAATCATTATTCTCACTGTAATCAGCGGCATAAAGCTCATTGTTCACAACTGCAAGGAGCGGAGGACCACCCAACCGATCAAGGTTGAGTTCCTGAGACATGTTGTCGATGACCCTCCATGACCGCCGGTTCAGGTCATACTCCTCACCGCATGTCAATAGCTCGTGGCTACTGCTAAGACCACCGATCACATAGAACTTGCCGTCCATGAACGCGCCAGAGCATCCGTACCTAGCCCTATTCATGCCGGGAAGGGGTGTCCAGGTATGTGCCTCCGAGTCATACATCTCTGCGGAGCTCAATACATTAATAAGAGAAGAATCAACGCCTCCCGCGACATACGCCTTTTCACCGGCACTTGCTGACCCAAAGAAGCGCCGCGGGGTGTTCATCGCATCAGCCAGCCCTGTCCATGAATTGGTAAGGATGCTATATCTCAAGGCAACCCTTCCGCAGTCCCCAAACACCAGCAGCTCGGTTCCTACGGCAAGCGACTCCCAGAAGTACCTTTCAGCCGGTGGCATCTTGGGCACGTGGATCCAGCGCCCAGTGGACGGGTCATAAGCCTCCCACTCCGGAGGATCAGTACCGCAAGAGAGGTAGATCCAGTGCTCTGCGACCCCGTTCTTGCGACGCAGGCGGTAGATGTCCCCGTTGCGAACCACGGAATTGAGGTCGCGGTTCAGAGAGGCGATGGCGGCATATTCCCACCTGGAGAGGCGGTGGAGGCAATAGATGAAGAGGTCACGACCTATCACACCAATGGTATTGCTCCACGAGACCACATCCTGCTGCTCTCCACCCTCCTCTACACCTGAAAAATGTCAACAGTTCATTGTTTTGCTAATTCGTAAAATTTCTACGAGTAATTTATTAGAACTCGTGTTCACTAACTAGAAAGCATACCTGGAGGATGCAGGCGCGAACAAGACTCCGGTGACCTCCATGATATCCTGATTACAACAACCATTTAGACCATGTAGAGTCAAATCAGGTTAAATTGAATAACTGAAGAGTTACTACCTTTTATCATCATCTGATTGTTGTTTCTGTACTGTGCTTTCCTCACAATAGGAACCAGAGTCAACTAATTGCACGCTGATTACAGGATTGCCCCGATGATTAATAACTACGCCAATCCTCGAGACATACTGCAGATCAACAGCTGCACCTCCAAATTTTGCAGAGACTTCTCTAAGGCCCGTCATATGGTCGATGCTGATTAACGCAGTACCATGTCGATATTGTTTCCACTGGTCAGACTCTGAAAAAAGTTCAAGTCGTTGGTCCATTTGGGGGATGGCGTCGAAAACGAGCCTGAGCTTCCAGAGATTAGGCATTGCGTGCGCCTCAAATTTTAGCCAAGCTATTCCACTCATGAACCTCAGCTTCAAGTACTTGAGAGCAGTGAATCCAGCAGCCGTGCCAAAGATTATCTTAATGTTAGGTGACTTCTCCACATACAACGACAGAGCAGTGAGGCAACGCAACCCTCTAAGAATATCAACATCATTTACTGACAGTTCATGCACTGTAATCTTTAGGATGCATAGGTTGCCAAGTTGGATCTTCCACTCATCCATTCTGCAAAATATGACGGGGCTGTAAGCTGAGACCTCAAATCTCTGGAGATGGTGGATTGGTTTATCCAACATCCACAAAACTCTTGCTTTTGAAGCGTCACCATAGCTAGCTGAGGATCCGTTTGCCACCAGTTTTACAGTTTTCAGGCTGTCATGTTCATACATCAAATAATCCAGAGCATCCATGCTTCTCTTCAGATCGCCAGAATCCGAAGAAGGGGGTGTAGAAATGCAAAGATCCTGCAGGTGGTTCGGCTTGCAAAGGCTTAGATCTTCATCGACAGACCAATCCAGCAGATTTGTGTGAGGAGGAAGACTGAGGTGCAACAAGCGTGTGAGATATATAATGTCCCATGGAACATAAGTGCCTCTTGGTGTATACATAACATCCAGTGTTTCCAAGCACTGCAGCCCTCTCATACGGGTTGGCAATTTTATGCAGACATCACATACAATCTTCAGATATACAAGATGGAACAATTCGGATATCCCAGCGAGGTCTATAGCCAGGTCTTGGTCGCCATTATGATGGCCAGATAGCTGAAGGTTCAGAACACGAACAAGCTTGAACTCTGCAATGCAGGGCATGCACTCTGATAATCCAAAAACTCCAAGTGACCGCACATGGGACTTTGTGATGTTTGCTGGAATCTTGGCATATTTTGCATCAccaagttggagagacagtcgacAGACCTTATGAGAAAGTGCCAAAATCTTTCGATTGTAATCTACTACAACAATGAAATTCTCTTCAGCAGACTTCTGCACAATAAGATCTTGCACCACGGCGTGAACTGTGCAGGATACCACCTCATTGTTGAAGTTGATTGACACAGGTTGGATGAATCTTCTGACAACAAGCTCATCGAAATGCATCCCTGCAACTTCCTCCATGTTTTGCCCTTCATTTGCAGCAAGAAACCCTTCAGCGACCCATTGCCTGACCAGGTCATGTTTGAAGATTACAGAACCCTCTGGATACATACCAAGTTGGAGCAAGCATGTCTTGAGGTAATGAGGAAGGCTGTTGTAGCTGAGGTTCAGTACTTGTCTCGTTATTTCTGAAGTTGAATTTGATGACAAACAAGACACTAACGGATCATGTATGTGTGTCAATAAATCCACTGATACAGAAGGCTGGTTTGCTAAAAGACTAGCAATGCTGATGGTGGCTAGCGGCAAACCACCACATATTTCTACAATTTGGCTTGAAACTTGTTTCAATTCTTCAGGACAGTTACTTTCAGAACCAAAAAGCCTGCCAAAGAATAGCTTCCTTGAGTGATCATCATCCAAAGGTTTCATCTCAAAAACTTGCTCTGGGTCATCGCAGCAACATGCTAATGCAACATCTTCGATCTGTGTAGTTGTTATTATTCTGCTTCCTTGACTACACTTCGGGAAAAGCTGATTAATAACATCCCATGCTGCTGTATCCCATAAATCATCAACAACGATTAGGTACCTGCATGTCAAGAATGCACACATGTCACATTTATGCGTCAGCCTAACAGTAACAACAGTTAGATACGCTAGGAAAGAATGAAATTTTGGTCCATACATGTCCAGGACTTATGGTATTAACCTGAAGTTAAATGTTACTACCAGCATCAAGTTAGTGCTGACTTGAAGAGTAAAACTATAACACTTACTATCAAGCTTTTTCAGCTCACTGTAAAGCTTGTCTGAGAAACACCTTTTCAGAAATTGACTATATATCATCATGCCCTTTTTTTTGTGCAAAACAAAAGAGCAACCTGTAGAGATTTAATGTAGTACATGCGATTCTGGATCATGTGGAAAATAAGTACATACTATTTGACTGTGGAAAATAAGTACCTCTTGCCATGTAGATAATTCCTGATATTTTCAGCAGTAATGCGAAGTTCATCAGAAGCGTCTTGGCTTGCTTGGGGCTGCTTCCGCTCGATTTGTGACAGGATGTCACGGAAAAGCCTCTTCATATCAGGCTTTTTGGACACCCGGATGAAAGCCCGGCAATGGAATTGCCTCCCAATTTTATTGTACAACACTTTGGCAAGCATTGTTTTACCAAGACATCCAGATCCATAAATAGACACCACCTTGAGCTGCTGATCCGCGTCGTTAGCCAGAGAGTTGATAAACTTGCTCATCCGACCATCAATTACTAGGCCGGAACAAGTTTTCTCACAAGGCAGTGGCGGCATTGGCATTATAGGCCCAATGGCTGAAAATCTACGTGCCGCCGAGGTGCTACAACAATGCAGCTGGTACCTCTCGTACCGTCGGATCACCTCCCGGGCATAGATCCTGAATTCTGATACCTTTTCAACCATCTGCTGGTACCACTTGAGCTTCCTGGGAGCACGAATGACATCAACACGAATGATTTTGGAGATAACATGTCCTGACACATCAGGAGCTGCATATTCAATCTGTTTCTGCCACTTGAGTCTCTTGGGAATCTTAACATGAGTCATCTTCTGGTCAGATTTGTAGACAAGAGACTCAGGGGGCACAAAGTTGTCAATGCAATCTTGGATGTCATAAGATAACTCCCGTGCTTCTTTCATCCAGCACTTGGCCGTCATGGGAGGGTCCTCCACCTCTAACAGATCTTCAAGGTATGCGGCTATTTCTTCAAGATCATCTTTGAGGAGCTGCGACCTATCATTGACCCCCTTGGTCAGCTTGCATCCATGAGGACCTAGCATCATGTCAAGCTTCTTAAGAAGGGGGCTCATGGCGCCAAGAGAAACACTGAAACTGGCATCCATCTCTCTGCCTCTACCTCCCATTGAAATATCTGAAAAGAaacatagacgaggaagaacgattTAATTTATACAACGAGTGTTGGATGTAATAAATAACTACCAGTAAGTGTCACACTCACATCTATTTTTATTCACATAACTGAATTTTAGAAAAGCCAAAATATATTGTTTTTGTACTTTGTACTTCACTCATCATATCCACCAACACATTAAAATTGCAGAGAAAACAAATTGCTTATAGACATTTTCTTGTGgactttattgactcaaaatgaagcatacCAGATACGAgcacaatgagcacacacccgtTGTCTACATGAGTAGGATACACACAATCAACACTATCACACACAAAAATCACACATGCAAAGAGAAAGTTCATAGAAGACTAAGGCTCTGCGTAGTTTATTCAACCAGTTGTGGTCATGTTttcattttagttttagttttgtcTGGTACTCGATGACTTGAACTTGTTTTCAAATTTAATACAATTATTTGTGTGCATCTtgtgatgcagaggccagggtacTACCCTCCCCGGTGTCTGAGGTTCTCCCCACTTTGCTATCTTTTCAGAACCTCATCTCCCACCACTTTAACCTAaatataccgaaaaaggctttgacccactttatatataaagcaacaatccACAAGCACCACGATACAAACTCACGCCACCACCGCACACGACACACACACCCAATGCAAGATACATAGGTGCCGACTACCGTCACACCACCCCAACGGCTACCAAGACACTACATATGTGTGAGGACGAACCACTTGGAGCCAACGGAGACCTCCAATCCTCTGAGGAGAGGTGAGATGGAAAATGACGGAGCAAGGAGTCCAAGATGTGCCTCCTAGAAGGGAACAACCACTGATAGCTGCCACCATCCGATCCCAAGGATCAAGTTTTCATCTGGAGCAACTCGAAGGAGTAAGGACACCGCGATGGAGCTTTTATGAAGGATACAGTGTCCATAGAAGATGCCGCCGTCGGCAAATAAAAGATTCGGCAAGTAATGTACCCCAGAACGCTCACCCCTCCGACGCATCCTAGCTCCTCCAACCACCAGCGACCACCCACCCGCGTGGCCATGGCCTCTCCCCCGCATCCGAGGCGCAACTTCCACCCGCGAATGCCGCGACTCCCGTCGCCAGGACCGCCGCCCTGCATCCAGACACCCCCAAGACCGACCAAAGTGACCGGCTATGGGCCAAAGGATGCACCCGACCGAAGAGACTGCGTCAGCCCACAAACGGCCAGGGaatgggggaggagggggagcagaCGCATCCGGGCCGGCACACCCCTGTGCTAGCGACGGGTGGTCCGAGCTCGTCGACACATCCCGTCCCTCCAGCCTGCCTCCCCACCAGACACCTCCTGTATCGCCCCACCTTGGCGGCGAAAGCAACACACATCCACTCACCGGCAAGGAGAGATCCCAAGGACCACTGCCAATCGCGAAGGAAGCTCACCGAGGATCTCGTCCGTGCTGCCCGCCATCGTCCAGCCACCGCAACTCCTGGATCCCGGTTGACCCACCCACTGGCCAGCCGCTGTTGTGTTAAACCACCACCTGTCGTTGCCACGGCAGGTGCAGAGGCTTGTAGCCTGCGCCGCCCTCGACCGTGCAGCCAGGCCTAGATCTGGCCTCGACCCTACCATCCCTGGAGACCAAGGCGCCCCCGCCACCTACACACCACCTCCATCGACCATTCCTCGCAGGACGTTGTGCTGTCGCGCCCGGCGCCGAGCGCGGCACCCAGGCCTGGGTGGGCCGCCTCGCGTCTCGCCACCCGCGTGAGGGGAAGAAGAGCATCCCCCCTCCTCCCGTCACCGGCGCCGAACGGGCTTCGCCTAGTCACGCCCCCCTAGCGGTGTTGAGTGAGGGGAGGAGGGTGGAGGGGCTCCCCGTCGGCGGCTAGGGTTATCCTCCCGTGCTCCTGTGGGGGGCGTCGCGGGAGGAAGGGGAGGGGATCCATACTAGTCTAACGTAAAGCTTACTAACACTTCAAATAGACAATGGGCCGAATTTGATAATCACTCCACCCGCCAGTTCCTCTCCACACACGACATTGCTCTACGCATGTCGTGCCCCTACACTGGCCCGCAAAACGGCCGCGCTGAACGTATCTTACGAACCCTAAATGACATTGTCCAGAGCCTTCTAATCCACGCCTTCATGCCACTTTCCTTCTACCGTCCATGCCGTCCTCGCCACAACCTCACTCCATTCTTCGTGCTCTTCAGTGCTCACCCAGACTACACGAACATGTGCGTGTAAGGGTGCCTATGCTATCCCAACACCACGACCACCACTACTCACAAACTCTTTCCTTGCTCGACACCGTGCATGTTTCTCGACTACTCATCGGACAACAAAGGGTACCGTTGCTACAACCGATCGACCGACAGAGTTCTCATCTCACGTCATGTATTCTTCGACGAAAGCTCCTT
Protein-coding regions in this window:
- the LOC123166708 gene encoding glycine--tRNA ligase, chloroplastic/mitochondrial 2; the encoded protein is MKSLELNRVCNPGPDRHNEGIARRLDSLVGLFGAGCQPSSSNDPFGLRRISYGLVQILVENKRNFDLTKALTLVAQVQPIRIDNDVINEVVQFVTRRLEQLLVDEGINYEIVRSVLMERANCPYLASQTAAEMEAFSRTEDFPKIVEAYSRPVRTIRGKQIESAWEVDASVFEKDEEKALWSAYLEAVDKIHPGVDVKTFVEASLLLIQPLEDFFNNVFVMAEDEKIRNNRLALLQKVASLTKGIADLSVLPGF
- the LOC123170155 gene encoding disease resistance protein RGA5-like; the encoded protein is MYDPGGSSSSRPRGADELQPEVVLYTASRRRGRTSADRYALCALLRGYGLAVDVRDVSRSKAHLCELKSLLAARGCAFSLPQLLVGGRLVGGPDDVRQLHRAGELRPLLDGAPRPSPAFVCQACKRVGSVPCPKCSESRNKMLDHGVIEEEEEEEEERVVLFYPTQDISMGGRGREMDASFSVSLGAMSPLLKKLDMMLGPHGCKLTKGVNDRSQLLKDDLEEIAAYLEDLLEVEDPPMTAKCWMKEARELSYDIQDCIDNFVPPESLVYKSDQKMTHVKIPKRLKWQKQIEYAAPDVSGHVISKIIRVDVIRAPRKLKWYQQMVEKVSEFRIYAREVIRRYERYQLHCCSTSAARRFSAIGPIMPMPPLPCEKTCSGLVIDGRMSKFINSLANDADQQLKVVSIYGSGCLGKTMLAKVLYNKIGRQFHCRAFIRVSKKPDMKRLFRDILSQIERKQPQASQDASDELRITAENIRNYLHGKRYLIVVDDLWDTAAWDVINQLFPKCSQGSRIITTTQIEDVALACCCDDPEQVFEMKPLDDDHSRKLFFGRLFGSESNCPEELKQVSSQIVEICGGLPLATISIASLLANQPSVSVDLLTHIHDPLVSCLSSNSTSEITRQVLNLSYNSLPHYLKTCLLQLGMYPEGSVIFKHDLVRQWVAEGFLAANEGQNMEEVAGMHFDELVVRRFIQPVSINFNNEVVSCTVHAVVQDLIVQKSAEENFIVVVDYNRKILALSHKVCRLSLQLGDAKYAKIPANITKSHVRSLGVFGLSECMPCIAEFKLVRVLNLQLSGHHNGDQDLAIDLAGISELFHLVYLKIVCDVCIKLPTRMRGLQCLETLDVMYTPRGTYVPWDIIYLTRLLHLSLPPHTNLLDWSVDEDLSLCKPNHLQDLCISTPPSSDSGDLKRSMDALDYLMYEHDSLKTVKLVANGSSASYGDASKARVLWMLDKPIHHLQRFEVSAYSPVIFCRMDEWKIQLGNLCILKITVHELSVNDVDILRGLRCLTALSLYVEKSPNIKIIFGTAAGFTALKYLKLRFMSGIAWLKFEAHAMPNLWKLRLVFDAIPQMDQRLELFSESDQWKQYRHGTALISIDHMTGLREVSAKFGGAAVDLQYVSRIGVVINHRGNPVISVQLVDSGSYCEESTVQKQQSDDDKRISWRSPESCSRLHPPGVEEGGEQQDVVSWSNTIGVIGRDLFIYCLHRLSRWEYAAIASLNRDLNSVVRNGDIYRLRRKNGVAEHWIYLSCGTDPPEWEAYDPSTGRWIHVPKMPPAERYFWESLAVGTELLVFGDCGRVALRYSILTNSWTGLADAMNTPRRFFGSASAGEKAYVAGGVDSSLINVLSSAEMYDSEAHTWTPLPGMNRARYGCSGAFMDGKFYVIGGLSSSHELLTCGEEYDLNRRSWRVIDNMSQELNLDRLGGPPLLAVVNNELYAADYSENNDLKQYDKLDNKWITLGKLPVRSKKKDGWDMGFRACGDRLIVIGPPNNFSDEKVGELHSWTPDGQPPVWNLFATRPYGDNWIVCAVMGC